A window from Vigna angularis cultivar LongXiaoDou No.4 chromosome 7, ASM1680809v1, whole genome shotgun sequence encodes these proteins:
- the LOC108337199 gene encoding zinc transporter 4, chloroplastic isoform X3, translating into MASILLAGFGGVAIPLAGKSRRLLRPDGDVFAAARAFAAGVILATGFVHMLRDSWEALGDPCLRTYWSAWAKFPFTGFFAMVSALCTLLVDFMATAYYERKERRGRVECAKVVECGSYEEALLETGIVEVKDVGGEGSHAVQRTHSHSHHRDDVESTVRHVVVSQVLELGIVSHSMIIGLSLGVSQSPCTMRPLIVALSFHQFFEGFALGGCIAQAQFKTLSATIMSCFFALTTPLGVAIGASIASVFNPYSPGALITEGILDSFSAGILMYMALVDLIAADFLSKKMHCNFRLQITCYCLLFLGAGLMSSLAIWA; encoded by the exons ATGGCGTCGATTTTGTTGGCCGGATTTGGAGGGGTCGCGATTCCGCTGGCGGGGAAGTCGCGGCGGTTGCTTCGGCCGGATGGAGATGTCTTCGCGGCGGCGAGGGCGTTCGCGGCGGGGGTGATTCTGGCCACGGGGTTTGTGCACATGCTAAGGGATTCGTGGGAGGCGCTAGGAGACCCGTGTCTGAGAACGTACTGGAGCGCGTGGGCGAAGTTTCCTTTCACCGGTTTCTTCGCCATGGTTTCCGCGCTCTGCACTCTCCTCGTTGACTTTATGGCGACTGCGTACTATGAGCGGAAGGAGCGACGTGGGCGCGTGGAGTGTGCGAAGGTTGTTGAGTGTGGGAGTTACGAGGAGGCGCTGTTGGAAACGGGAATAGTGGAGGTTAAGGATGTTGGAGGAGAGGGAAGTCACGCGGTGCAGCGAACACACTCCCACTCGCATCACCGTGATGATGTGGAAAGTACGGTTCGGCACGTCGTGGTCTCACAG GTATTGGAGCTTGGGATTGTATCTCATTCGATGATAATTGGGCTATCTCTAGGAGTTTCGCAAAGCCCTTGTACCATGAGACCCCTAATTGTTGCATTATCGTTCCATCAGTTCTTCGAAGGATTTGCACTTGGTGGATGCATCGCCCAAGCCCAATTCAAGACCTTGTCAGCAACAATTATGTCATGTTTTTTTGCACTAACAACGCCCCTAGGTGTTGCCATTGGGGCTAGTATTGCTTCAGTTTTTAACCCTTACAGTCCAGGAGCACTCATCACTGAAGGCATCTTGGACTCTTTCTCAGCTGGGATTTTAATGTACATGGCTTTAGTGGACTTAATAGCCGCAGATTTTCTTAGCAAGAAGATGCATTGCAACTTTAGGCTTCAGATTACATGTTACTGCTTGCTTTTCCTTGGAGCTGGCTTGATGTCTTCCCTCGCAATTTGGGCATGA
- the LOC108337199 gene encoding zinc transporter 4, chloroplastic isoform X1 — translation MFLIQDLFSLPRLHHVISAESVLQSLGESVTSSSCKSTELEQCRDESAALVLKFVAMASILLAGFGGVAIPLAGKSRRLLRPDGDVFAAARAFAAGVILATGFVHMLRDSWEALGDPCLRTYWSAWAKFPFTGFFAMVSALCTLLVDFMATAYYERKERRGRVECAKVVECGSYEEALLETGIVEVKDVGGEGSHAVQRTHSHSHHRDDVESTVRHVVVSQVLELGIVSHSMIIGLSLGVSQSPCTMRPLIVALSFHQFFEGFALGGCIAQAQFKTLSATIMSCFFALTTPLGVAIGASIASVFNPYSPGALITEGILDSFSAGILMYMALVDLIAADFLSKKMHCNFRLQITCYCLLFLGAGLMSSLAIWA, via the exons ATGTTTCTGATTCAg GATCTCTTCTCCCTCCCGCGCCTCCACCACGTCATCTCAG CAGAATCGGTTTTGCAGTCTCTAGGCGAGTCGGTTACGAGTTCCAGTTGCAAAAGCACGGAGTTGGAGCAATGTCGCGACGAGTCAGCGGCGTTGGTGTTGAAATTCGTGGCGATGGCGTCGATTTTGTTGGCCGGATTTGGAGGGGTCGCGATTCCGCTGGCGGGGAAGTCGCGGCGGTTGCTTCGGCCGGATGGAGATGTCTTCGCGGCGGCGAGGGCGTTCGCGGCGGGGGTGATTCTGGCCACGGGGTTTGTGCACATGCTAAGGGATTCGTGGGAGGCGCTAGGAGACCCGTGTCTGAGAACGTACTGGAGCGCGTGGGCGAAGTTTCCTTTCACCGGTTTCTTCGCCATGGTTTCCGCGCTCTGCACTCTCCTCGTTGACTTTATGGCGACTGCGTACTATGAGCGGAAGGAGCGACGTGGGCGCGTGGAGTGTGCGAAGGTTGTTGAGTGTGGGAGTTACGAGGAGGCGCTGTTGGAAACGGGAATAGTGGAGGTTAAGGATGTTGGAGGAGAGGGAAGTCACGCGGTGCAGCGAACACACTCCCACTCGCATCACCGTGATGATGTGGAAAGTACGGTTCGGCACGTCGTGGTCTCACAG GTATTGGAGCTTGGGATTGTATCTCATTCGATGATAATTGGGCTATCTCTAGGAGTTTCGCAAAGCCCTTGTACCATGAGACCCCTAATTGTTGCATTATCGTTCCATCAGTTCTTCGAAGGATTTGCACTTGGTGGATGCATCGCCCAAGCCCAATTCAAGACCTTGTCAGCAACAATTATGTCATGTTTTTTTGCACTAACAACGCCCCTAGGTGTTGCCATTGGGGCTAGTATTGCTTCAGTTTTTAACCCTTACAGTCCAGGAGCACTCATCACTGAAGGCATCTTGGACTCTTTCTCAGCTGGGATTTTAATGTACATGGCTTTAGTGGACTTAATAGCCGCAGATTTTCTTAGCAAGAAGATGCATTGCAACTTTAGGCTTCAGATTACATGTTACTGCTTGCTTTTCCTTGGAGCTGGCTTGATGTCTTCCCTCGCAATTTGGGCATGA
- the LOC108338657 gene encoding cytosolic Fe-S cluster assembly factor NBP35: MENGDIPENANEHCPGPQSESAGKSDACEGCPNQQICATAPKGPDPDLVAIAERMATVKHKILVLSGKGGVGKSTFSAQLAFALAARDFQVGLLDVDICGPSIPKMLGLEGQEIHQSNLGWSPVYVESNLGVMSIGFMLPNPDEAVIWRGPRKNGLIKQFLKDVYWGELDFLIVDAPPGTSDEHISIVQCLDATGVDGAIIVTTPQQVSLIDVRKEVNFCKKVGVKVLGVVENMSSLCQPITDFKFMRMSDNGEQKDVTQWVWEYMKEKAPEMLNLIACTEVFDSRGGGAVKMCNEMGVPFLGKVPLDPQLCKAAEEGTSCFANKDCVVSAPALKKIIEELIENNGWLMLLSNGA; this comes from the exons ATGGAGAACGGAGACATCCCTGAGAATGCCAACGAGC ATTGTCCAGGCCCTCAGTCTGAATCTGCTGGAAAATCTGATGCATGTGAAGGGTGCCCAAATCAGCAAATTTGTGCCACTGCTCCCAAAGGACCTGACCCTG ATCTGGTTGCCATTGCAGAAAGAATGGCTACTGTGAAACACAAGATATTGGTCTTGTCGGGAAAGGGAGGAGTTGGTAAGAGCACGTTCTCTGCCCAGCTGGCATTTGCTTTAGCAGCAAGGGATTTTCAAGTGGGTCTTCTTGATGTTGATATTTGTGGTCCAAGTATTCCGAAGATGCTTGGCCTAGAAGGTCAAGAGATACACCAGAGCAACCTTGGCTGGTCTCCTGTGTATGTGGAGTCCAACCTTGGGGTCATGTCAATTGGGTTCATGCTTCCCAACCCCGATGAAGCTGTTATATGGAGAGGCCCACGCAAAAATGGACTTatcaagcagtttctaaaagatGTGTACTGGGGTGAACTTGATTTCCTAATCGTGGATGCTCCACCAGGAACCTCAGATGAGCACATTTCCATTGTTCAATGCCTTGATGCCACTGGAGTAGATGGAGCAATCATAGTGACAACACCTCAACAAGTCTCTCTAATTGATGTGAGAAAAGAAGTGAatttttgcaagaaagttgGCGTGAAAGTTCTTGGGGTTGTAGAGAATATGAGTAGTCTGTGCCAGCCCATCACAGATTTCAAGTTTATGAGAATGTCTGATAACGGGGAGCAGAAAGATGTTACACAGTGGGTTTGGgaatatatgaaagaaaaagcaCCAGAAATGCTGAATTTGATTGCTTGCACTGAAGTATTTGATAGCAGGGGCGGGGGAGCAGTGAAAATGTGCAATGAAATGGGGGTACCCTTTCTTGGTAAAGTTCCTTTAGATCCACAGCTTTGTAAGGCAGCTGAAGAAGGTACATCCTGCTTTGCTAATAAAGATTGTGTTGTTAGTGCTCCGGCATTAAAGAAGATTATAGAGGAGTTGATTGAAAATAATGGATGGTTAATGTTATTGAGTAATGGAGCTTAG
- the LOC108337199 gene encoding zinc transporter 4, chloroplastic isoform X2: MFLIQDLFSLPRLHHVISESVLQSLGESVTSSSCKSTELEQCRDESAALVLKFVAMASILLAGFGGVAIPLAGKSRRLLRPDGDVFAAARAFAAGVILATGFVHMLRDSWEALGDPCLRTYWSAWAKFPFTGFFAMVSALCTLLVDFMATAYYERKERRGRVECAKVVECGSYEEALLETGIVEVKDVGGEGSHAVQRTHSHSHHRDDVESTVRHVVVSQVLELGIVSHSMIIGLSLGVSQSPCTMRPLIVALSFHQFFEGFALGGCIAQAQFKTLSATIMSCFFALTTPLGVAIGASIASVFNPYSPGALITEGILDSFSAGILMYMALVDLIAADFLSKKMHCNFRLQITCYCLLFLGAGLMSSLAIWA, translated from the exons ATGTTTCTGATTCAg GATCTCTTCTCCCTCCCGCGCCTCCACCACGTCATCTCAG AATCGGTTTTGCAGTCTCTAGGCGAGTCGGTTACGAGTTCCAGTTGCAAAAGCACGGAGTTGGAGCAATGTCGCGACGAGTCAGCGGCGTTGGTGTTGAAATTCGTGGCGATGGCGTCGATTTTGTTGGCCGGATTTGGAGGGGTCGCGATTCCGCTGGCGGGGAAGTCGCGGCGGTTGCTTCGGCCGGATGGAGATGTCTTCGCGGCGGCGAGGGCGTTCGCGGCGGGGGTGATTCTGGCCACGGGGTTTGTGCACATGCTAAGGGATTCGTGGGAGGCGCTAGGAGACCCGTGTCTGAGAACGTACTGGAGCGCGTGGGCGAAGTTTCCTTTCACCGGTTTCTTCGCCATGGTTTCCGCGCTCTGCACTCTCCTCGTTGACTTTATGGCGACTGCGTACTATGAGCGGAAGGAGCGACGTGGGCGCGTGGAGTGTGCGAAGGTTGTTGAGTGTGGGAGTTACGAGGAGGCGCTGTTGGAAACGGGAATAGTGGAGGTTAAGGATGTTGGAGGAGAGGGAAGTCACGCGGTGCAGCGAACACACTCCCACTCGCATCACCGTGATGATGTGGAAAGTACGGTTCGGCACGTCGTGGTCTCACAG GTATTGGAGCTTGGGATTGTATCTCATTCGATGATAATTGGGCTATCTCTAGGAGTTTCGCAAAGCCCTTGTACCATGAGACCCCTAATTGTTGCATTATCGTTCCATCAGTTCTTCGAAGGATTTGCACTTGGTGGATGCATCGCCCAAGCCCAATTCAAGACCTTGTCAGCAACAATTATGTCATGTTTTTTTGCACTAACAACGCCCCTAGGTGTTGCCATTGGGGCTAGTATTGCTTCAGTTTTTAACCCTTACAGTCCAGGAGCACTCATCACTGAAGGCATCTTGGACTCTTTCTCAGCTGGGATTTTAATGTACATGGCTTTAGTGGACTTAATAGCCGCAGATTTTCTTAGCAAGAAGATGCATTGCAACTTTAGGCTTCAGATTACATGTTACTGCTTGCTTTTCCTTGGAGCTGGCTTGATGTCTTCCCTCGCAATTTGGGCATGA